The Micromonospora violae DNA segment CGAGGTCAGAGCGACTACGCCGCGGCGAACGACGCTCTCGACGCGATCGGCGCCCGCTGGGCGGCCAGCACCGGCAACCGCTGTCTGACCGTGCACTGGGGCCCGTGGGCACCTGGCACCGGGCACGGCGGGATGGTCAGCGACGAGCTGAGTCGGGAGTACGCGCGCCGCGGCATCGAGCTGATCGACCCCGAAGCGGGTGCCTTCAGCCTGCTGAGCGAGTTGGCCTGGGGCGACCCGAAGATCAACTCCGTGGTCTACACCGCCTCCGGCTGGTGATCGTTCAGCGGATGCGGCGGCACCCGCGCCGTACACCCGGTACGCCCATCGACGGTGGAGCGAGAGGTCGAAGATGAACACGAGTACCGATCGGAGCGACCCGATCGCGATCGTCGGGATGGCGGCGGTGATGCCCGGCGCCGGCAACCTGGAGAGCTACTGGCGCAATCTGGTCGACGGGGTGGACGCGATCACCGACGTGCCGGCGCACCGGTGGGACGAGGAGTTCTACGACCCGGAGCAGGCCCACCGGCCGGACCGGATGTACTGCCGGCGCGGCGGGTTCGTCGACGAGTTCGCGACCTTCGAGCCGCTGCGGTTCGGCATCATGCCCGCCTCGGTGGCGGATATCGAACCGGACCAGCTCATCGCCCTGAACGTGGCCGCCGCCGCGATCGACGACGCCGGCGGCGCGGACCGACTGCCCGGCGGCGACCGGGTCGGTGTGATCCTCGGGCGGGGCGGCATCCTCAGTCCGGCTCAGGCCCGCTACGCCCAACGGGTGCGGATGTCGAGCCAGGTCATCCAGGTGCTGCGGGAGCTGATTCCGGAGCTGGACCAGAGCCGGCTCGACCTGGTACGCGAGAAGTTCGACGAGCGGCTCGGCCCGTACCAGCCGGAGGGGACGATCGGTCTGGTGCCGAACCTGGCCGCGTCCCGGGTGGCCAACCGGCTCAACCTGCGCGGTCCGGCGTACACCCTGGACGCGGCCTGCGCCTCGTCGCTGATCGCGGTCGACCAGGCGATCACCGAGCTGACCAGCGGACGGTTGGACGCCGTCCTGGCCGGTGGTGTGCACCACGTTCACGACATCAGCTTCTGGTCGGTGTTCAACCAGTTGCGGGCGCTGTCCAGGCGCGGCGAGAGCCGGCCGTTCCACCGGGAGTCCGACGGCTTGCTGATCGGCGAGGGCACCGGTGTGGTCGTCCTCAAGCGGTGGTCCGACGCGGTCCGGGACGGCGACCGGGTGTACGCCGTCATCCGGGGCAGCGGGATGTCCAGCGACGGCCGCTCGGCGAGCATGTTCAACCCGGCCTCCTCCGGACAGGTGCTGGCCATCCGGCGGGCGTGGGAATCGGCAGGGCTGGACCCGACCGCGCCGGACGCACTGGGGTTGCTGGAGGCGCACGGCACCGGCACACCCACCGGCGACGCAGCCGAACTGGTCTCGGTGGCCGAGGTCTTCGGACCGCGATCGGGCGACGGGCCACGCCCGGTGATCGGATCGGTCAAGTCGATGATCGGGCACACCATGCCGGCCGCCGGCATCGCCGGTCTGATCAAGGCCACGCTCGCGGTGCACCGGGGGGTTTTGCCGCCCACGCTGCACTGCGACGATCCACGCTCGGAGATGGCCGCGACCCGGTTCGCCCCGATCGCCACCGCCCGCCCGTGGGAGAGCGACGGGCCGCGTCGCGCCGGGGTGAACGCCTTCGGCTTCGGCGGCATCAACGCACACGTCATCATCGAGCAGGCGCCCGAGCCCGCCGGTGTACGGAACCGGCCGACCAGCGGGCCGATGGCGGCGGGTGGAGCGGATGTCGGAGGAGGCGCGGGCTCGACCGTGGCCAGCTCGACGGTTGCGGTGGCCGAGCCGGACCAGGTGCTCTGGCTCGCCGCGCCGGACCCCGTCCGCTTGGCGAGCCTGCTGTCCCGCGACGACCACGAGGTGCGGACCCTCGGCGTCGAACGGGCCCGGAGCAACCGGCCCGCCAACGGGGCCGAAACGTGCCGACTCGGCATCGTCAACCCGACCGACAAGCTGCTGGCCGTCGCCCGCAAGACGGTGGCCCGCGGTCAGGCATGGCGGGGCGGACGGGACATCTGGTTCAGCCCGTCGCCGCTGTTGGCCTCCGGCACCGGGCGCCTCGCCTTCGTCTTCCCCGGCCTGGAGGCGGAGTTCGCGCCCCGTACCGCAGACATCGCCGCGCACCTCGGACTGCCGGATCGGCAGTGGTCCGCCTCGGACCTGGGCCGGCACGGCGCCGGGCTGATCGAGGTCGGCAAACTCCTCGACAAGGCGCTGCACCACATCGGCGTGCAACCGGACGCGGTCGCCGGACACAGCATTGGCGAGTGGACCGCCGCGGCGACCAGTGGGCAGATCAGCACGGCGGCGATGGACGAATTCCTGGAACTGTTCCACGCCGACTCGGTCGAGGTGTCCGGATACGTCTTCGCCGCCGTGGGAGCTGGCGCGGACCGGGTCACCCCGATGCTCGGTGACTTTCCGGGTGTTCTTCTCTCGCACGACAACGCCCCGGCGCAGTCGGTGGTGAACGGCCCCGAACCCCAGGTGGACCGGCTCGTAGAGGCCCTGCGTACGGAGAACGTGCTGTGTCAGAAGCTGCCGTTCCGGTCGGCCTTCCACACTCCCGTGTTCGTCGACGGCCTGCAGTCGATCGGCGCGGCGCTGCGCCGGTGGGAGGTACACCCGACCCGGATACCGGTCTGGTCGGCGACCCTGGCGGCACCGTTCCCCGCCGACGAGGCGCAGGTCAATGCCCTGTTCGTCAGGCACATGATGGAGCCGGTCTGGTTCCGTCAGACCGTGGCGGCGATGTACGACGCCGGGATACGGGTCTTCCTCCAGGTCGGTGCGGGACAGCTCGCCTCGCTGATCAGCGACAACCTGCGCGGGCGCGAGCATCTCGCGATGCCGGTCAACGTGAAGCACCGCAGCGGGCTGGACCAGCTCCGCCGGGTCGCCACCGCGATCTGGGTGGAGGGCGGCAGCCCGAACCTGACCGCGCTCGATCCACCGTTGGCGAAGGCACCCGCGAAGCCGGTACGCCGTGGCCCGTCGATTCCGCTGGACCTCGGTGGCCCACTGGTCCGGCTCGGGGCGGGCGCCGCCGGTCTGCTCGGCGTGTCAGCGGGCGGCACCCCGCCGAGCCACCTATCCGCAGGTCCGCCGAATCACGGTGCGGCCGTTCCGATCGGCGCCTCGCCGACGGTTGGGGCGGGTCGCCAGCCGGAGCCGGCGGGTACCGGCGTCAACCCGGCGGCGGCGCTTGCCGCCCTGCACAGGTTGACCGGGCGGTCCAGCGCGGCCGCGGAACTCGCCGCGCTGTTGCAGGACACGGCTCGGGACGCGGTGAACGTTCTGGACGCGGCCGCCCGACCGGCTCCGCCGGTAGCGCCGCGCCCGGATGTCGGACAACCCCCGGTCGCCCAGCCTGCCGGATCCTCCCGAACCGCCGCCCCCGCGGGCCCTACCATCGGCAACGGCGTTCCTCCGGCCAACGGGGTCGCCACCGGCAAGGCGGTCAGCGGCAGCGCGAGCAACGGCGACCCGGGTACGGTTCGGCGGATCACGTTGCGGGTCTCCGTCGAGAACATGCCGTACCTGAGGGATCACTGCTTCTTCGTCCAGCCACCGGACTGGCCGAAGATGGAGGACCGGTGGCCGGTGGTGCCGGCCACCACCCTGGTCCAGCACATGGTCGACGCGGCGGAGCAGGCCATGCCGGGCATGCGGGCGGTGGGCGTACGCGACGCCCGGTTCAACCGTTGGCTGATAGCCGAGCCCGGTCAGGACGTCGAGATCGCGGTGAAGCCGAGCGGTGACGGCCTGTTCTCGGTCACCTTCGGCCCGTACGCCCGGTCGACCGTGCAACTCGCCGCGGACTATCCGGCGGACCCGCCCGAGGTGTGGCGGCACGATCCCGCGACCGAGCGGCCGCCACGGATCAGCGCCGAGGAGATGTACGCCGAGCGGCTGATGTTCCACGGCCCTCAGTTCCAGGGCATCACCGCCGTACACGCCCTCGGTGACATGCACGTACGGGGGGTGGTCACCGCACCCGTGCCGCCGGGCGCCCTGCTGGACAACGCGCTACAGCTGATCGGCAACTGGCTCATCACCACACAGCCGTTCCGTACCGTCGCGTTGCCCGTGGGCCTGGGCCACATCCGCTACTTCGGTCCCCCGCCGGCACCCGGTACGGACCTGGAGTGTGTCGCCCGGGTGCGCTCGATCGACGACGCACAACTCGTCGCGGACACCCAACTGGTGGTCGACGGCCGGGTGTGGGCACAGATCGAGGGCGCGGTGGACCGGCGCTTCGACAGCCATCCGCAGGCCCGGCCGGCGGAACGGTTCCCCGAGCGGCATCCGATGTCGCTGATCCAACCCGAGGGCTGGACGATGGCCTTCGACTGCTGGACCGACCTGGTCACCCAGGGCATGGCCGCCCGCGGCATCCTGGGCTCGGCCGCGTACGCGGACTATGAACGGCAGCCCGCGCGGTCCCGCAAGCAGTGGCTGTTGGGCCGGATCGCCGTGAAGGACGCCGTCCGGTTCCGGTTGTGGGAGGACGGGCACCGGGACATCTACCCCATCGAGCTGACGGTCGGCAACGATCCGGACGGGCGACCCCGGGTGCACGGACGTCCGGGCCGTGACATGCGCGAGTGCGATGTCTCGCTGGCGCACTGCGCGGAGATCGGCGTCGCGATCGCGAAACCCCGCGGGCCGGCGTCGCCACCCGACGCGCCTGGCGTCGGCATCGACGTCGCCGAGATCACCGACCATCCGGAGAGCACCCTGCGCTTCGCCCTGACCGACGGGGAGACCGCCCTGCTGGACTCGCTCGGTGGCGACGCCGAGGAACGGCGGCACTGGTTCACCCGGTTCTGGGCCGCCAAGGAGGCCGTCGGCAAGGCGGAGGGGACCGGACTCGACGGGCGTCCGCGCCGGTTCGTCGTGACAAGCGCCACGGACACGGTGCTGACCGTCCACGTCGGTGGCCGGAGCTACCCGGTCGAGCACCGCGAGGTCGGAAACCCCGAAGACCTACCGCCCCGACGGTACGTGGTGGCCTGGACCTGGGGCCCGCGGACCGGGACCGATCAGCCGTGACCGGCATCCACTCCCGACCAGTCGAAGGAGTACCTCCCATGGCCGCCTCGCACGCCGACATCCTCGCCGAGCTCACCGAGATCATCCACGCGGTCCTCGGTGACTTCGCCGCCGATGAACCCATCACCATGGACACCACCTTCCGCGACGACCTCGGCATGGAGAGCATCGACGTCGTCTCCCTCGCCGGCCGGCTGCAGGCCCGGTACGGCAACACCGTCAACTTCGCGCACTTCGTCGCCAAACTGGATCTGGAGACCGTGGGCGAGCTGCGGGTCGGGCAACTGGTCGAGCACATCGCACGCTCCCTCGACGCGAGCCCCACGGTCGTCGAGGCGGTCCACTCGTGACGACGATCCGGGCCAACGGGATCGACGTGCACGTCGAACACCTTGAACCACCGGCCGCAGAGCCGGGCGAGGTCGGCGCTGGCCGGAGTGCGCCGCCGGCCACCCTCGTGATGATCCACGGCATGGCCTCCGACAGCCTCGCGAGCTGGTATTTCACGCTGGCCAAACCCTTGGCCGACGCCGGGCTGCGGGTGCTGATGTATGACCTGCGGGGGCACGGCCACAGCGAGCGGCCACCCACCGGCTACGCCCTCGACGACTTCGTCGACGACCTGTCGGCGAT contains these protein-coding regions:
- a CDS encoding type I polyketide synthase; the protein is MNTSTDRSDPIAIVGMAAVMPGAGNLESYWRNLVDGVDAITDVPAHRWDEEFYDPEQAHRPDRMYCRRGGFVDEFATFEPLRFGIMPASVADIEPDQLIALNVAAAAIDDAGGADRLPGGDRVGVILGRGGILSPAQARYAQRVRMSSQVIQVLRELIPELDQSRLDLVREKFDERLGPYQPEGTIGLVPNLAASRVANRLNLRGPAYTLDAACASSLIAVDQAITELTSGRLDAVLAGGVHHVHDISFWSVFNQLRALSRRGESRPFHRESDGLLIGEGTGVVVLKRWSDAVRDGDRVYAVIRGSGMSSDGRSASMFNPASSGQVLAIRRAWESAGLDPTAPDALGLLEAHGTGTPTGDAAELVSVAEVFGPRSGDGPRPVIGSVKSMIGHTMPAAGIAGLIKATLAVHRGVLPPTLHCDDPRSEMAATRFAPIATARPWESDGPRRAGVNAFGFGGINAHVIIEQAPEPAGVRNRPTSGPMAAGGADVGGGAGSTVASSTVAVAEPDQVLWLAAPDPVRLASLLSRDDHEVRTLGVERARSNRPANGAETCRLGIVNPTDKLLAVARKTVARGQAWRGGRDIWFSPSPLLASGTGRLAFVFPGLEAEFAPRTADIAAHLGLPDRQWSASDLGRHGAGLIEVGKLLDKALHHIGVQPDAVAGHSIGEWTAAATSGQISTAAMDEFLELFHADSVEVSGYVFAAVGAGADRVTPMLGDFPGVLLSHDNAPAQSVVNGPEPQVDRLVEALRTENVLCQKLPFRSAFHTPVFVDGLQSIGAALRRWEVHPTRIPVWSATLAAPFPADEAQVNALFVRHMMEPVWFRQTVAAMYDAGIRVFLQVGAGQLASLISDNLRGREHLAMPVNVKHRSGLDQLRRVATAIWVEGGSPNLTALDPPLAKAPAKPVRRGPSIPLDLGGPLVRLGAGAAGLLGVSAGGTPPSHLSAGPPNHGAAVPIGASPTVGAGRQPEPAGTGVNPAAALAALHRLTGRSSAAAELAALLQDTARDAVNVLDAAARPAPPVAPRPDVGQPPVAQPAGSSRTAAPAGPTIGNGVPPANGVATGKAVSGSASNGDPGTVRRITLRVSVENMPYLRDHCFFVQPPDWPKMEDRWPVVPATTLVQHMVDAAEQAMPGMRAVGVRDARFNRWLIAEPGQDVEIAVKPSGDGLFSVTFGPYARSTVQLAADYPADPPEVWRHDPATERPPRISAEEMYAERLMFHGPQFQGITAVHALGDMHVRGVVTAPVPPGALLDNALQLIGNWLITTQPFRTVALPVGLGHIRYFGPPPAPGTDLECVARVRSIDDAQLVADTQLVVDGRVWAQIEGAVDRRFDSHPQARPAERFPERHPMSLIQPEGWTMAFDCWTDLVTQGMAARGILGSAAYADYERQPARSRKQWLLGRIAVKDAVRFRLWEDGHRDIYPIELTVGNDPDGRPRVHGRPGRDMRECDVSLAHCAEIGVAIAKPRGPASPPDAPGVGIDVAEITDHPESTLRFALTDGETALLDSLGGDAEERRHWFTRFWAAKEAVGKAEGTGLDGRPRRFVVTSATDTVLTVHVGGRSYPVEHREVGNPEDLPPRRYVVAWTWGPRTGTDQP
- a CDS encoding acyl carrier protein, whose translation is MAASHADILAELTEIIHAVLGDFAADEPITMDTTFRDDLGMESIDVVSLAGRLQARYGNTVNFAHFVAKLDLETVGELRVGQLVEHIARSLDASPTVVEAVHS